TTCAGTTTCTACTCTTATAATTGCGTTTACGAGCTGCTCAAAAGCCATCGACAGGTCTGCATTGATGATAGTTTCATCGAAATGATGAGAATAGTGGTATTCTATTCGCTCACTGCGGTGAATCATTTCGTGGAACTCGTCGTCCTGAAACAGTGTCGATTAGGAGGAATAACGTGCTAAAACAAGCGAGAAAAATATCGTAGAGTTGACCGACATTACTCATTTCCGTACCGTAAAACCCCGTGAGTTTTTCTCGTCGAATGTGGATCTTGCCCTTGCTTCGTTCCTAGTTTCTTTAAGGATCTCGAATTTAGGTGGTTTGATGAAGATAACGAACGGCTTGAGCTGCGGATTCCGCAGCATCTTGACCGCCTGGTAATGCGGGCTGAGCACACAAACGTATCCGGCATTTACCAGGGACTCTACACTCTCCCTGCTTGTGCCGTAAAGATTTCCTTTATATTCTCCATACTCTACGAACTTCCCAGAGGCTATGTCTTCGGTGATCCTTTCACGTGTCACGAAGAAATACTCTTTGCCGTTCACCTCGCCAAGTCTGGGCGGTCTTGAAGTGTCTGTTTGATGGAAACAATTGTTCgagtcatttatttatttacttatttattcataataaAGGGGAAGTCCCTTAATACACGAAtgatacaagaaaaaaaaaagttttgatagaataaaaaaatcttaacATAACAAGATagcaaaaaaaggaaaaaaaatacttgtttatatttaaaaattcacaaatacaATACAGGGAGGGGTATTGCAAGGATCAAACTGATAAACGTGCTTGTTACACAGTAGAGACAGTTTGTTTACGGGagatataaaattgtaattaggGTTATCTGTAATTTCGAAAATCCGAGGACCTTCAGAAGCTGGCTTGtttatttcattgattttcTGGCAGAGGCATGCTTGCAGAATGgtaatcaaatttattttcttcaatatacTCACAGGGAATTGGCGTCCTGTATTTTTCTGGATCAGTAGCAATGAGTCTGCGCTTCAGTTCGTTCCTGCCGACTCCAGGAGGCCCAACAAGAACGATGGGCCTGTAGGACCCGGGCCTCGGATAGAGCTTGGCGACTTCCTCGTAAGTTGGCATCTCCTCGCGGTCAAAGTCATCGTTTTCTGCCACGTCATACATGATCTTTTTAGTCTTAAGAGCTTGCAAGTTGCACTTTGTGGACACGACGTGCGAGGAGGTCTGGGGACGAGGGCACAGGGCAGGCAAAGGCACTGGAACAGAACACAGACCTAATCGAATGTTAGGGATCTGAGGTGATTAATTGTTGTTAAGAGTAGTTCtcgattattgtttttttttttcaaatatcttcaACGTTATTTTATCCTCTCATTATAAATTCCATCGATAGAGTTAGGAAACAAGGAAGCAGGGGATTGATTGCTGCATTTATATCCACAAACAAGCATCGTTGTAACTGGGGAATGCAAAATATATTAGTTAGCCAAAATTCATGTCCTATATAGAAACAAAACATATTTGGAAGACTTTTTCGAACGTGTCAAAGTGATCAAACAAACTGTAACAAATTCGGGCACACACATGTATGAAATACAGAATCTTTAACTTTACCAAATTGTGATGATCGAATGAAATAACACTCGGGTGAAACTATTTTGATTGTAAAACTTTTTAAGCAACACCAAAGGTACTATAATAATTCAGCAGCACGTCCTTCACATTCGACTACAATAAGGTAATGATCATTAACCTACTGCAGctgatattttatacatacaagAAGTTTTATTAGAACTAGAATAAACCAGGGGATAATGAAATTATATACATCCATACTTGAATGCACTCAGTTTTATAAAACTATTACAAAGTTCTGagtctttttttgaaatacatctataaataaaaatacctaTAGATCTTCAAAATCTAAATAATCAAACTATTAATAGGACAGCAACGTGTACCACTTACTTATGTTGTCAGTTTCGTCATTCTGCTCCTTCATGTGACGCTGTAAGACGATGATTCGCTCCTGGAGGGCTCGGCTCGGTATGAGACCGGCTCGCATATTGCGATCGCCTTCACGTCGTGCTTGCCACCTTTAAATACAATGTTGTATCATAATTATTCAGTAgagtttttatcaattttgcGAATAGAGGAGTTCGAGAAATTgctgacattttttaattcgtgTTTTCAGGACTTAGAAATTGAAGTAATGTCCTAAAATTagagttttttgtttcagccTTTCTCGCCTGACGACGATACCAACCAATGAGAATCGTCCTGACTAACAATATGAAGTACATCTCCCTTGACAAAATCCAAGCCTGCTTCCTTGCAAGGTATGAAAGGATCATCAGCCGCGGTGTATGAGAAATGTGCCCGAACACGAACCTGCGAATGAGTATTTAAGAACTAGTTGTAGGCTCAACATATACACAGTTTAAAATTAGAACAGAAATTTAAGGCGTTCCAAGCTTTCGTTTGAGAATATACCTCATTACCTTGCTTTCCCTGACGCCAGACTTGCTATCCGCTGGAATAATCACAAACGAGATGGTGcctttcgtatttttctaaatgagagaaaaagaaaacattgcAAAAATAGAGACGTGTACTTATTAAATATCACGAAATCTTAAAAAGTGTGCTCACCAGAATTTCCAGCACATAACTCGGTGTCTTTCCTTCAACGCTGATACCATTCACCTCGCAAATCTCGTCGCCGGCGTGAATAACGCCAGATCTATCTGCTGCGCCTCCCAGCATTATCCGAACAAAGATGATCTTGCCGGTTTCTTCGCAGTTTCTTATCGTCGCCCCctataaaaaaatagaatctgaTATATAGGGTTATTTTGTTAGGCGATGCCTTTAATCAAGTAAATAATATGCGATTGACCAAGCTGCACAGGTATGgttatttgttttatatttttccatccATGCAT
This is a stretch of genomic DNA from Neodiprion fabricii isolate iyNeoFabr1 chromosome 2, iyNeoFabr1.1, whole genome shotgun sequence. It encodes these proteins:
- the LOC124175348 gene encoding MAGUK p55 subfamily member 7-like isoform X2; translated protein: MENVNRDAALSKLLASLEKNKAELPSCTDEEFGFLSELLRSKELNALVNVHNKITSNSKDDKFFPVLSNAMDVDIDVLDLLSTRTHVSEDCKELFHLLQKPHIQGLLCAHDSVAQKDYYPRPPEIHAEVDEDEEYVKLVQLVKSDEPLCGAEVEPFVGATIRNCEETGKIIFVRIMLGGAADRSGVIHAGDEICEVNGISVEGKTPSYVLEILKNTKGTISFVIIPADSKSGVRESKVRVRAHFSYTAADDPFIPCKEAGLDFVKGDVLHIVSQDDSHWWQARREGDRNMRAGLIPSRALQERIIVLQRHMKEQNDETDNIMPLPALCPRPQTSSHVVSTKCNLQALKTKKIMYDVAENDDFDREEMPTYEEVAKLYPRPGSYRPIVLVGPPGVGRNELKRRLIATDPEKYRTPIPYTSRPPRLGEVNGKEYFFVTRERITEDIASGKFVEYGEYKGNLYGTSRESVESLVNAGYVCVLSPHYQAVKMLRNPQLKPFVIFIKPPKFEILKETRNEARARSTFDEKNSRGFTDDEFHEMIHRSERIEYHYSHHFDETIINADLSMAFEQLVNAIIRVETEPMWVPASWVQ
- the LOC124175348 gene encoding MAGUK p55 subfamily member 7-like isoform X5 — translated: MENVNRDAALSKLLASLEKNKAELPSCTDEEFGFLSELLRSKELNALVNVHNKITSNSKDDKFFPVLSNAMDVDIDVLDLLSTRTHVSEDCKELFHLLQKPHIQGLLCAHDSVAQKDYYPRPPEIHAEVDEDEEYVKLVQLVKSDEPLGATIRNCEETGKIIFVRIMLGGAADRSGVIHAGDEICEVNGISVEGKTPSYVLEILKNTKGTISFVIIPADSKSGVRESKVRVRAHFSYTAADDPFIPCKEAGLDFVKGDVLHIVSQDDSHWWQARREGDRNMRAGLIPSRALQERIIVLQRHMKEQNDETDNIKNDDFDREEMPTYEEVAKLYPRPGSYRPIVLVGPPGVGRNELKRRLIATDPEKYRTPIPYTSRPPRLGEVNGKEYFFVTRERITEDIASGKFVEYGEYKGNLYGTSRESVESLVNAGYVCVLSPHYQAVKMLRNPQLKPFVIFIKPPKFEILKETRNEARARSTFDEKNSRGFTDDEFHEMIHRSERIEYHYSHHFDETIINADLSMAFEQLVNAIIRVETEPMWVPASWVQ
- the LOC124175348 gene encoding MAGUK p55 subfamily member 7-like isoform X3; translation: MENVNRDAALSKLLASLEKNKAELPSCTDEEFGFLSELLRSKELNALVNVHNKITSNSKDDKFFPVLSNAMDVDIDVLDLLSTRTHVSEDCKELFHLLQKPHIQGLLCAHDSVAQKDYYPRPPEIHAEVDEDEEYVKLVQLVKSDEPLGATIRNCEETGKIIFVRIMLGGAADRSGVIHAGDEICEVNGISVEGKTPSYVLEILKNTKGTISFVIIPADSKSGVRESKVRVRAHFSYTAADDPFIPCKEAGLDFVKGDVLHIVSQDDSHWWQARREGDRNMRAGLIPSRALQERIIVLQRHMKEQNDETDNISLCSVPVPLPALCPRPQTSSHVVSTKCNLQALKTKKIMYDVAENDDFDREEMPTYEEVAKLYPRPGSYRPIVLVGPPGVGRNELKRRLIATDPEKYRTPIPYTSRPPRLGEVNGKEYFFVTRERITEDIASGKFVEYGEYKGNLYGTSRESVESLVNAGYVCVLSPHYQAVKMLRNPQLKPFVIFIKPPKFEILKETRNEARARSTFDEKNSRGFTDDEFHEMIHRSERIEYHYSHHFDETIINADLSMAFEQLVNAIIRVETEPMWVPASWVQ
- the LOC124175348 gene encoding MAGUK p55 subfamily member 7-like isoform X1 produces the protein MENVNRDAALSKLLASLEKNKAELPSCTDEEFGFLSELLRSKELNALVNVHNKITSNSKDDKFFPVLSNAMDVDIDVLDLLSTRTHVSEDCKELFHLLQKPHIQGLLCAHDSVAQKDYYPRPPEIHAEVDEDEEYVKLVQLVKSDEPLCGAEVEPFVGATIRNCEETGKIIFVRIMLGGAADRSGVIHAGDEICEVNGISVEGKTPSYVLEILKNTKGTISFVIIPADSKSGVRESKVRVRAHFSYTAADDPFIPCKEAGLDFVKGDVLHIVSQDDSHWWQARREGDRNMRAGLIPSRALQERIIVLQRHMKEQNDETDNISLCSVPVPLPALCPRPQTSSHVVSTKCNLQALKTKKIMYDVAENDDFDREEMPTYEEVAKLYPRPGSYRPIVLVGPPGVGRNELKRRLIATDPEKYRTPIPYTSRPPRLGEVNGKEYFFVTRERITEDIASGKFVEYGEYKGNLYGTSRESVESLVNAGYVCVLSPHYQAVKMLRNPQLKPFVIFIKPPKFEILKETRNEARARSTFDEKNSRGFTDDEFHEMIHRSERIEYHYSHHFDETIINADLSMAFEQLVNAIIRVETEPMWVPASWVQ
- the LOC124175348 gene encoding MAGUK p55 subfamily member 7-like isoform X6 → MDVDIDVLDLLSTRTHVSEDCKELFHLLQKPHIQGLLCAHDSVAQKDYYPRPPEIHAEVDEDEEYVKLVQLVKSDEPLCGAEVEPFVGATIRNCEETGKIIFVRIMLGGAADRSGVIHAGDEICEVNGISVEGKTPSYVLEILKNTKGTISFVIIPADSKSGVRESKVRVRAHFSYTAADDPFIPCKEAGLDFVKGDVLHIVSQDDSHWWQARREGDRNMRAGLIPSRALQERIIVLQRHMKEQNDETDNISLCSVPVPLPALCPRPQTSSHVVSTKCNLQALKTKKIMYDVAENDDFDREEMPTYEEVAKLYPRPGSYRPIVLVGPPGVGRNELKRRLIATDPEKYRTPIPYTSRPPRLGEVNGKEYFFVTRERITEDIASGKFVEYGEYKGNLYGTSRESVESLVNAGYVCVLSPHYQAVKMLRNPQLKPFVIFIKPPKFEILKETRNEARARSTFDEKNSRGFTDDEFHEMIHRSERIEYHYSHHFDETIINADLSMAFEQLVNAIIRVETEPMWVPASWVQ
- the LOC124175348 gene encoding MAGUK p55 subfamily member 7-like isoform X4, translating into MENVNRDAALSKLLASLEKNKAELPSCTDEEFGFLSELLRSKELNALVNVHNKITSNSKDDKFFPVLSNAMDVDIDVLDLLSTRTHVSEDCKELFHLLQKPHIQGLLCAHDSVAQKDYYPRPPEIHAEVDEDEEYVKLVQLVKSDEPLCGAEVEPFVGATIRNCEETGKIIFVRIMLGGAADRSGVIHAGDEICEVNGISVEGKTPSYVLEILKNTKGTISFVIIPADSKSGVRESKVRVRAHFSYTAADDPFIPCKEAGLDFVKGDVLHIVSQDDSHWWQARREGDRNMRAGLIPSRALQERIIVLQRHMKEQNDETDNIKNDDFDREEMPTYEEVAKLYPRPGSYRPIVLVGPPGVGRNELKRRLIATDPEKYRTPIPYTSRPPRLGEVNGKEYFFVTRERITEDIASGKFVEYGEYKGNLYGTSRESVESLVNAGYVCVLSPHYQAVKMLRNPQLKPFVIFIKPPKFEILKETRNEARARSTFDEKNSRGFTDDEFHEMIHRSERIEYHYSHHFDETIINADLSMAFEQLVNAIIRVETEPMWVPASWVQ